In Streptomyces sp. NBC_01381, the sequence ACGGAAGCCGAAGCGTCCCTTGTCGCAGATCCACTCCTCGTTGACCTCGGGGTCGTCCTGGGCGAGGCGCCGCATGACCTTGCCGCGCCGGTGGTCGGTGCGGGTCGCGCAGCCGCCCGAGCAGTGCTCGCACACCGAGGGCGACGACACCAGGTCGAAGGGCCGGGAGCGGAAGCGATACGCCGCCGAGGTCAGCGCGCCGACCGGGCAGATCTGGATGGTGTTCCCGGAGAAGTACGACTCGAACGGGTCGCCCTCGCCCGTGCCGACCTGCTGCAGCGCGCCCCGCTCGATCAGCTCGATCATCGGGTCGCCCGCGATCTGGTTGCTGAACCGGGTGCAGCGCGCGCACAGCACGCACCGCTCACGGTCGAGAAGGACCTGCGTGGAGATGGGGACGGGCTTCTCGTACGTCCGCTTCTTGCCCTCGAAGCGGGAGTCCGGGTCGCCGACCTGCATCGCCTGGTTCTGCAGCGGGCACTCGCCGCCCTTGTCGCAGACCGGGCAGTCCAGCGGGTGGTTGATGAGCAGCAGCTCCATCACACCGCGCTGCGCCTTCTCGGCGACCGACGACGTCAGCTGCGACTTCACGACCATGCCGTCGGTGCAGGTGATGGTGCAGGACGCCATCGGCTTGCGCTGGCCCTCCACCTCGACGATGCACTGCCGGCAGGCGCCCGCGGGGTCGAGCAGCGGGTGGTCGCAGAACCGCGGGATCTCGATGCCGAGCAGCTCGGCGGCCCGGATGACCAACGTCCCCTTGGGGACGCTGATCTCGATGCCGTCGATCGTCAGCGAGACGAGATCTTCCGGCGGAACCGCCGCCTCACCGCCCCCGGAGGGAGCGCTGTTGGTGGTCACTGTCATGCGTTCACCTCCGAATTGTCGGCGGGCCGGCCGGCCCAGAGCGTCGACTTGGCCGGGTCGAAGGGGCAGCCCTTGCCGGTGATGTGCTCCTCGTACTCCTCGCGGAAGTACTTGAGCGAGGAGAAGATCGGCGAGGCCGCGCCGTCGCCGAGGGCGCAGAAGGACTTGCCGTTGATGTTGTCGGCGATGTCGTTCAGCTTGTCGAGGTCGGACATGACGCCCTTGCCGGCCTCGATGTCGCGGAGCAACTGCACCAGCCAGTACGTCCCTTCGCGGCAGGGCGTGCACTTGCCGCAGGACTCATGGGCGTAGAACTCGGTCCAGCGGGTGACGGCCCGCACGACGCAGGTCGTCTCGTCGAAGCACTGCAGCGCCTTGGTGCCGAGCATCGATCCGGCGGCGCCCACGCCCTCGTAATCAAGGGGGACGTCGAGGTGCTCGTCGGTGAACATCGGCGTGGAAGAGCCGCCCGGCGTCCAGAACTTGAGCCGGTGGCCCGCCCGCATCCCCCCGCTCATGTCGAGCAGCTGGCGCAGCGTGATGCCGAGCGGCGCCTCGTACTGACCGGGGCTGGTGACATGCCCGCTGAGCGAATAGAGCGTGAAGCCCGGGGACTTCTCGCTGCCCATCGATTTGAACCAGTCTTTTCCGCGATTCAGGATCGCGGGAACCGACGCGATGGACTCGACGTTATTGACAACAGTGGGGCATGCGTAGAGGCCCGCGACGGCAGGGAAAGGGGGACGCAGTCGCGGCTGGCCACGGCGGCCTTCGAGCGAGTCGAGCAGCGCGGTCTCCTCACCACAGATGTACGCGCCCGCGCCCGCGTGCACGGTGAGTTCCAGATCGAGTCCGCTGCCCAGGATGTTCTCGCCCAGGAATCCCGCCTCTTTCGCCTCACGCACGGCCTCGTGCAACCGCCGCAGCACGGGGACGACTTCACCGCGCAGATAGATGAAGGCATGCGAAGAACGGATCGCGTAGCACGCGATCACGATCCCCTCGATGAGGGAATGCGGGTTCGCGAAGAGGAGCGGGATGTCCTTGCAGGTCCCCGGCTCCGATTCGTCGGCGTTGACAACTAGATAGTGCGGCTTTCCATCGCCCTGCGGAATGAACTGCCATTTCATTCCGGTGGGGAATCCCGCCCCGCCCCGGCCGCGCAGACCGGAGTCCTTCACGTACGCGATGAGGTCGTCGGGCGCCATCGCCAGGGCCTTGCGCAGGCCCTCGTACCCCTCGTGCCGCCGGTAGGTGTCCAGCGTCCAGGACTTCTCCTCGTCCCAGAACGCCGAAAGGACCGGCGCGAGCACCTTCTCGGGGCTCGTCTCGTGGTCGATCTCGGCTGCCAAGGTCATCACTCCCCCTCCTCGGTGACCGCGTCCGACGTCGACTCGTCACGCGGGTGGACCACCCGCGGCTTTGCCAACTCGCCCTTGGCGAGCCGCAGTCCGATCAGCGAGGCGGGGCCTGCGCCGCCGCTCGCCTCGACGGCGCCGGGCCGCTCGTCGGGGAACCCCGCCAGAATCCGGGCCGTCTCCTTGTACGTGCACAAGGGGGCGCCGCGGGTCGGCTCGACCTGCACTCCCGCGCGCAGGTCGTCGACGAGCCGCTTGGCGGTCTCGGGGGTCTGGTTGTCGAAGAACTCCCAGTTGACCATCACGACGGGAGCGAAGTCGCAGGCCGCGTTGCACTCGATGTGCTCCAGCGTGACCTTGCCGTCCTCTGTGGTCCCCTCATTGCCGACACCCAGGTGCTCCTGCAGCGACTCGAAGATCGCGTCGCCGCCCATGACGGCGCAGAGCGTGTTGGTGCAGACACCGACCTGATAGTCACCGGAGGGCTTGCGCCGGTACATCGTGTAGAAGGTCGCCACCGCGGTGACCTCGGCCGTGGTCAGGCCGAGCACGTCCGCGCAGAACGCCATGCCGGTCCGCGTGACGTAGCCCTCCTCCGACTGCACCAGGTGCAGCAGCGGAAGCAGCGCGGAGCGGGAGTCCGGGTAGCGGGCGATGAGTTCCTTGGCGTCCGCTTCGAGCCGGGCCCGGACGTCGGCCGGGTAGTCGGGGGCGGGAAGTTGGGGCATGCCGAGGCTGACGCCCGCACCCTGTTGGGAAGGAGTGGTGGTCACCGGTCGACGCCTCCCATCACGGGGTCGATGGACGCGACGGCGACGATGACGTCGGCGACCTGGCCGCCCTCGCACATCGCCGCCATGGCCTGCAGGTTGGTGAACGACGGGTCGCGGAAGTGGACCCGGTAGGGGCGGGTGCCGCCGTCGGAGACGACGTGCACCCCGAGCTCGCCCTTGGGCGACTCGACGGCGGCGTAGGTCTGCCCGGCCGGGACCCGGAAGCCTTCGGTCACCAGCTTGAAGTGGTGGATGAGGGCCTCCATGGAGGTGCCCATGATCTTCTTGATGTGGTCGAGCGAGTTGCCCAGACCGTCGGGGCCAAGTGCCAGTTGGGCGGGCCAGGCGATCTTCTTGTCGGCGACCATGACCGGGCCCGGGGCGAGCCGGTCCAGGCACTGCTCGACGATGCGCAGCGACTGGCGCATCTCCTCCAGGCGGATCAGGAAGCGCCCGTAGGAGTCACAGGTGTCGGCGGTCGGCACGTCGAACTCGTAGTTCTCGTAACCGCAGTAGGGCTGCGACTTGCGCAGGTCGTGCGGCAGGCCCGCGGAGCGGAGCACCGGGCCGGTGGCGCCGAGGGCCATGCAGCCCGCGAGGTCCAGATAGCCGACGTCCTGCATACGGGCCTTGAAGATGGGGTTCCCGGTGGCGAGCTTGTCGTACTCGGGAAGGTTCTTCTTCATCTTCTTCAGGAACTCGCGGATCTGGTCCACCGCGCCGGGCGGCAGGTCCTGGGCGAGTCCGCCGGGCCGGATGTACGCGTGGTTCATGCGCAGGCCGGTGATCAACTCGTAGATGTCGAGAATGAGTTCACGATCACGGAAGCCGTAGATCATGATCGTCGTCGCGCCGAGCTCCATGCCGCCGGTGGCGATGCACACCAGGTGCGAGGAGAGACGGTTGAGCTCCATGAGGAGCACGCGGATGACCGTGGCGCGGTCCGGGATCTGATCCTCGATGCCGAGGAGCTTCTCGACCCCGAGGCAGTACGCCGTCTCGTTGAAGAACGGCGTCAGATAGTCCATGCGCGTGACGAACGTCGTGCCCTGCGTCCAGTTGCGGTACTCGAGGTTCTTCTCGATGCCCGTGTGCAGATAGCCGATGCCGCAGCGGGCCTCGGAGACGGTCTCGCCCTCGATCTCCAGGATCAGCCGCAGCACGCCGTGCGTGGAGGGGTGCTGGGGCCCCATGTTGACGATGATGCGCTCGTCGTCGGACCGGGCGGCGGACTCGACGACCTCGTCCCAGTCGCCACCGGTGACTGTATATACAGTCCCCTCGGTGGTCTCACGGGCGGATGCGTGTGAAGTGCTCATCAGCTGTACGACCTCCGCTGGTCCGGAGCCGGGATCTGGGCGCCCTTGTACTCGACGGGGATGCCGCCGAGGGGGTAGTCCTTGCGCTGCGGGAAGCCCTGCCAGTCGTCCGGCATCATGATCCGCGTGAGGGCCGGGTGGCCGTCGAAGATCAGGCCGAAGAAGTCGTACGTCTCGCGCTCGTGCCAGTCGTTGGTCGGATAGACCGAGACCAGCGAGGGGACGTGCGGATCGGCGTCAGGGGCACTGACTTCGAGCCGGATCAGGCGGTTGTGGGTGATCGAGCGCAGGTGGTAGACGGCGTGCAGCTCGCGGCCCTTGTCCTCGAGGAAGTGCACCCCCGAGACGCCCGTACAGAGCTCGAAGCGCAGCGCCGGGTCGTCGCGCAGGGTCTGGGCGACCCGGAGCAGATGTTCGCGCGCGATGTGGAAGGTGAGCTCGTCGCGGTCGACGACCGTCTTCTCGATCGCGCTCGTAGGGACGAGTCCCTGCTCTTCGAGGGCCCCCTCCAGCTCGTCGGCGACCTCGTCGAACCAGCCGCCGTAGGGACGCGCGGAGGCGCCCGGCAGGGTGATGGTCCGCACGAGCCCGCCGTAGCCGGAGGTGTCACCGCCGTTCTCGGCGCCGAACATGCCCTTGCGTACGCCGATGACCTCGCCGGCGGCGTCACGGGGAGCCGGGACGCCGTTCGCGTCGCCGTTCCCGTTCAGGTGCTCGTCGCTCACCGCAGCAGCCCCTTCATCTCGATGGTGGGGAGCGCCTTGAGGGCCGCCTCCTCCGCCTCGCGGGCCGCTTCCTCCGCGTTGACCCCGAGCTTGGAGCCCTGGATCTTCTGGTGGAGCTTGAGGATGGCGTCCATCAGCATCTCGGGCCGCGGCGGACAGCCGGGCAAATAGATGTCAACGGGGACGATATGGTCCACACCTTGCACAATCGCGTAATTGTTGAACATCCCGCCCGATGACGCACAAACCCCCATGGAAATGACCCACTTGGGGTTCGGCATCTGGTCATAGACCTGCCGCAGGACGGGCGCCATCTTCTGGCTCACCCGCCCGGCCACGATCATCAGGTCCGCCTGGCGCGGTGAACCGCGGAAGACCTCCATGCCGAAGCGCGCCAGGTCGTAGCGCCCGGCCCCTGTCGTCATCATCTCGATGGCGCAGCACGCGAGGCCGAAGGTCGCGGGGAAGACGGATGACTTGCGCACCCAGCCCGCGGCTTGTTCGACGGTGGTCAGCAGAAAACCGCTCGGCAGTTTCTCTTCGAGTCCCATGCTCTTTGGCCCCTCAGACCTTTAGTCCCATTCCAGGCCGCCACGCCGCCATACGTACGCGTACGCGACGAAGACGGTGAGCACGAAGAGCAGCATCTCCACGAGCCCGAAAATCCCCAGCGCATCGAAGGTGACGGCCCAGGGGTAAAGGAAGACGATCTCGATGTCGAAGACGATGAAGAGCATCGCCGTCAGGTAGTACTTGATGGGGAATCGCCCACCGCCGGCCGGAGTCGGCGTCGGCTCGATCCCGCACTCATACGCCTCGAGCTTGGCGCGGTTGTACCGCTTTGGACCGATAAGCGTGGCCATGACCACGGAGAAGATCGCAAAGCCTGCCCCGAGGGCTCCCAGCACGAGGATGGGCGCATAGGCGTTCACGCTCCTCGCTCCTCTCAGTCGGCACTGACTGTTGGCGGTTGCGTTGGGCCGAGGCCCGCGAAGATCGCGTACATGTGAAGCAGGTCACAAGCCCAACTGCCACGCATCTTATGCCCGCCGGTCTGTGATCTGCGACACGGGGTGCGACAACAGCTTTGTGATCTCCACCACCTGACGAAGGATCATGAAGTCGGATGAGCGGTGATCTTCATACGCGAAGCGCCTGAGTGATCACCAGAGGTGACATCTCAGCGAGTCACCCCTGGTCGAGAGGGTGTCGCTCTATCAAGGGATGGCGGCCGCAAGCAAATTGGCGCTGGACACATCAGCTTGATAGTGGCGCCCCGTTCACACCTTGGCGGGAGAGGTGTGGACGGATGTGGACGTGTGCACCGATTCACGAGCGAGAGTGACGCACCGCCTCGCGCACGGAGCGCCATCTCGCGCGCGGGAGGGAGTGGTGACCCCCGCGCGGGGATTCGGTGTCCGGCGCGCGGGGATTCCGTGCCGGGCAACACCCCCGAAATCTGCGGGAGATCTCAGGAAGGTCTCGGCGGGATCTCAGGGAGATCCCCTAGGGTCGCGGATGTGACCTGCGCCACAGCGCCATTCGCGGTCGAGAAGCCGGGCTTGGCCAACGGCCTCAACGGGTGGTAGACCGTGGGCAATTCGGACGTATCACTGAAAGCCCATGATCACAGGCGTGATCACCGTTGTCCGCATTGCCCGTTACGGCGTCAATAAGAAGTGACACGCCCGGGATTCAGGGCCGCCGCGAGCAACTGTGGCGCAGCACACGTTTCTTGATGGGAACCCTGACTCCCTGATAGCGGTTGTTCTCATGTCCCACACCGCTCACATACCCAGCCACCGGAAGCCCCGTCGCAGCGCCACGAAGCAGGCCCTGCGCGCCGGAGTTGCCGGTGGCGTCCTCAGCACCCTGGCAGTGGCCGCGGCCGCTGGCACGGCGAACGCCGCCGAGCCGGTGACCGAGACCATCGAAATGCCCACGCTCACCACGGATCTGTCGACGCAGATCGCGCAGTCCGCGGAGGCCACCCAGCAGGCCGCCGACAGCTACGAGCTCCGCGCCGAGCAGGACGCGGCCGCCGTGAAGGCCGCGAAGCAGGCCAAGGAAGACCAGGCGCAGGCCGAGAGGAAGGCCGAGGCCAAGGCGAAGGCCGAAGCCGCCGCCAAGAAGAAGGCGGAAGAGGAGCGCGCGTCGCGCGCCGCCGAGCGCACCACGCTCAGCGCCTCCGCCGGCGGCTCCAGCGCTTCCGCCGATGTGGCCGCCCCGGCCAGCGGCAGCGTCGGCACGGTCATCAGCTTCCTCAAGGCCCAGCTCGGCGACGCGTACGTCATGGGTGCGTCCGGGCCCAACGCCTGGGACTGCTCCAGCCTCGTCCAGGCCGCGTTCAAGCAGGCGGGCGTGGACCTTCCGCGCGTCTCGCAGGACCAGTCGGTCTCCGGTACGCCGGTCGCGCTCTCCAACGTCCAGGTGGGCGACATCCTTTACTGGGGTGGCGCCGGTTCCGCGTACCACGTCGGTGTGTACATCGGTAACGGTCAGTACCTCGACGCCGCCAACCCCGGCAAGGGCGTTGTCATCCAGGACCTGTCGGGTTACCCGGCCGACGGCGCCGTGCGCGTCCTCTGAGGGCCCTCACAGCCGCACACAGCAACACAGAAGGGCCGGGAACCCCCAGCGGGGTTCCCGGCCCTTCTGTGCGCTTCTGGTGAAGGCTCAGCCCTTCGGTCAGCCCTTCGGGGAGAGCTCACCCATCTCGGACCAGCTGCCGCCCGGGATCTCGGTGTGGATGATCTCCGGGGTCGCGGCGATCAGCTCGGACATCGTCTCCATGGCGGTCTTGAAGTGGTCGGACCCGACGTGCACCGCGCCCGCCTCCTGCGAGGCGAAGCCCTCCAGGAGGACGAACTGGTTGGGGTCGTCGACGCTGCGGGACCAGTCGTAGAAGAGGTTGCCCTCCTCCGCGCGCGTGGCCGCGGTGAACGCGGCGGTCCGCTCCAGCCAGCTGTCGCTGTACTCGGGGCGGACGGTGAACTTGACGGCAATAAAAATCATGCGTCCATTTTGCACCGTCTCGCCCGGAGCCCGCGCCGCCAGGCCCTCGGAGCCACCTTGCTCAGGCCTTCGGGGCCACCTTGCTCAGGCCGTTGATGATGCGGTCCATCGCGTCGCCGCCCGTGGGGTCGGTCAGGTTGGCCAGCATCTTCAGCGTGAACTTCATCAGCATCGGGTGCGTCAGGCCGCGCTGCGTCGCGATCTTCATGACCTTCGGGTTGCCGATGAGCTTCACGAAGGCGCGGCCGAGGGAGTAGTAGCCGCCGTAGGTGTCCTTGAGGACCTTCGGGTAGCGCTGCAGCGCCAACTCCCGCTGGGCGGGCGTCTGACGGGCCTGAGCCTGGACGATCACATCTGCGGCGATCTGCCCTGATTCCATGGCGTACGCGATGCCCTCGCCGTTGAACGGGTTCACCATGCCGCCCGCGTCGCCGACCAGGAGCAGGCCCTTGGTGTAGTGCGGCTGGCGGTTGAAGGCCATCGGCAGTGCGGCGCCGCGGATCGGCATCGTCATGTTGTCCGGGGTGTAGCCCCAGTCCTCCGGCATCGAGGCGCACCAGGCCTTCAACACCTCGCGCCAGTCCAGCTCCTTGAAGGCGGCCGACGAGTCGAGGATGCCGAGCCCGACGTTCGACGTGCCGTCACCCATGCCGAAGATCCAGCCGTAGCCGGGAAGCAGCCGGTCCTGGGCGCCGCGGCGGTCCCACAGCTCCAGCCAGGACTCCAGGTAGTCGTCGTCGTGGCGCGGCGAGGTGAAGTACGTACGGACGGCGACGCCCATCGGACGGTCGTCGCGGCGGTGCAGCCCCATCGCGAGGGAGAGCCGCGTCGAGTTGCCGTCGGCGGCGACCACAAGCGGCGCGTGGAAGGTGACCGGGGTCTTCTCCTCGCCGAGCTTGGCGTGCACGCCGGTGATGCGGCCGGTGCGGTCGTCGACGATGGGGGCGCCGACGTTGCAGCGCTCGTGCAGGCGCGCGCCCGCCTTCTGGGCCTGCCGGGCGAGCTGCTCGTCGAAGTCATCGCGCTTACGGACCAGGCCGTAGTTCGGGTAGGAGGCGAGTTCCGGCCAATCGAGCTGGAGCCGAACGCCGCCGCCGATGATACGGAGGCCCTTGTTCCGCAGCCAGCCCGCCTCTTCGGAGATGTCGATCCCCATGGAGACGAGCTGCTTGGTGGCGCGCGGCGTCAGACCGTCGCCGCAGACCTTTTCCCTTGGGAACGCTGTCTTCTCAAGAAGGAGTACGTCGAGTCCGGCCTTCGCCAAGTAGTAGGCCGTCGTGGAGCCGGCTGGCCCGGCCCCGACGACGATCACATCTGCGGTGTGTTCGGTGAGGGGCTGGGGCTCGGTCACGGCGGGTTCTCCCCAAGGCTCGAAATCTGTGTGCCGGCGGGCACGGGATATGGGCAGTCTATGCAGCGGTACTGATCCACCAGCCGAAGGGCCACCCGTGACAAAGCAGGCACCGCCGCACCAGACCCTGCCCGCCGTACAGCTGCGCGTCCCCACCGACGAGGACGCCTTCGTCTGGCACCGGCTGTTCGACGACCCGGACGTCATGGAGTTCCACGGCGGCGTGTCGGCCGAGATGTCCGTGTACGAGGAGCTGACGGCCCGGCAGCGCAGACACGACGCCGAACTGGGCTTCTGCTTCTGGACGTTGCTCGACGCGGACGGCGAGCCGATCGGCTTCACGGGGGCGCAGCCGTGGCCGCACGACTGGGGCCCCAAGGGCAGGATCGAGATCGGCTGGCGGCTGGCGCGCGCCGCTTGGGGCAAGGGGTACGCCACCGCTGCCGCGAGGGAGAGCCTTGAGCGGGTGCGGGCTGCGGGGATAGCCGACGTGGTGGCCATGGTCGACGTACGCAATGAGCGGTCGGTGGCGGTGGCGGGCCGGCTCGGCATGCGCCTTGAGGAGACGTTTACGCTTCCGGGGGGACAGCGGCAGGGGCATCGCTTCGGTCTGGTTCTTTAGCTCGCCGAGTGCTTCGCTGGGGGATGCCACGGGATGCCGTCCTCCATCCGCGGCGCCTTCGTGGCTGATCGCGCAGTTCCCCGCGCCCCTTCAGGGCGCGTACCGCCCGGGGGGTGACATCCGTGACGAAGGCGCCCAGGACCGCCGAAGTGCGCGTACCGCGGCTGATCGGTCTCATGGCCGTCGACGCGCGCGAGTCGGCCGCGGAGCACGGTGTGCTGCTCGCGGCGCCGGACCGCCCCGACTTCCATCTGGTCGTCCTCGACCATGTGGTGCGGCAGTACCCGCTCCCGGGCATGTGGATCCCGCGCGACGCCGTCGTCACGGTGTGGTTCGAGCTCGGCCCCGGGGAGGGCGAGGGCGGCGCGGGAGTTCGGGAGCCGCGCCGCCCGGGCACTCCGGGCGGCGGGCTCCAACGGGAGCTGGACGAGCCGGGACCCGAGGTCGGCGTCGGCTGGTGACCCCGGGCGCCTCGCCCCGGGGTCATCACCGCACTTCCCGCGGAGCGCTCAGCCGTTGATCCGCCAGCGCTCCAGCGCGATGCGGTGGATCTTCTCGCCCTCGCCCGCGGGCCAGAAGTCCGCGCGCCAGGAGAGCTGGATGGCGTACTCGGTGCCGTTGTCCGCGACGTAACTCTGGTTCAGCGCATGGATCTCGCGGCCCGACGTGTCGGTGTAGGTGTACTCCCAGATGGCGCCGCCGCGGCCCTGGAAGGTGTTCGGCTCAAGGCGGATCCGCTCGTAGTCCGACTTCTCCGGGTCCTTCTTGGCGTCCTTCTCGATCGTCGTGAAGTTCTCGTACGAGGTGTACGTGGCGTTCGGCACGACGCCGACGAGGAACTCCTCGCGGCCGGTCGACCCGGCGTACACGATCTGCCCCGGCCGGTCCTCACCCTGCCGGGACCACCCCTCGGGGACGGCGAACTCGAAGCCGCTGACATCGCTCACGAGTTCCGACCCCGCGGGCACCTGGCCGCCGGAGGTCTCATCGTCGTCCGCGGCGTCGGGGGTCGCGGTCGGCTCGACCGTGGGGGTGGGCGTGGCCGAGGGGGACGGCGATCCGTCGGGCTGCTCGGAGCGGCTGACGGCGGGCTTGTCGTCCTTGCCCACGTTGTCGCCCTTGTCGTCGCCGTTGCTCTGCCAGAGCAGTACACCGGCCGCGGCGCCACCCCCGACGACGAAGGCGGCGGCGAGGGTGCCGACCCAGAGGCCGGCGCGGCTGCGGGGCTTGGAGGGCTGCTGGCCGAGGTGGAAGGTGTGGGGGTCGTATACGGGGGATGCGGCTGCGGGTATGGGGGATGCGGCTGCCGGTACGGGTGATGCGTTCGGTACAGGTGATGCGGCCGGTGCGGGGGATGTGGCCGGAGGTGCAGCCGGGGATCCGGCCGGAGACGCGGCCGGAAATGCAGCCGGGGGCCCGGCCTGAGATGCAGCGGCAGATGCCGCCGCGGACGCATCCGGTGCAACCCCCGCTCCCGGAGCGCCAGTTCCCGCAGGGCCGGCCGGCATCGGCGGGACCGGCGCCGGGACGACCCCCGGCCGCCGGCCCAGGATCTGCAGCAGGAACGGCGCGACGAACGCCGCCGCGGACACCCAGAGCAGCCCGAACAGCAGCGCGTCCGGCACGCTCACGCCCGCGTCGAAGCTGCCGTTGCCCGAGCCGCTCATGCCGCCGCCGAACTCCGACGACGCGCTCCCGGTCGCCTCGACGCCGACCCCGCCGACCCCTGCGAGCAGCAGGACCAGCCCGAAGAAGACACCGGCGGCGAGCAGTTGCTCCCCCCGGTGCGCGGAGCGGCGCGCGGCGAGGACACCGAGGATCAGCGCGCAGACCAGCCCGAGCGCCAACGCACCCACGACAGCCCAGGAGTTGGTGACATCGCCCAGCTCGGAGAGGCCGAACGACTCCTTCTCGAAGCCCCCGCCGAACCCTGAACTGCTGCTCTGCACCGACGCGTCGAGCGGCGCCCCCCATCCGAGACCGAGGAGCGCGACGCCGAGGTTGGGCAGTACGAGCAGGGCGATGACCAGCGGCGACACATCGGCGTCGTCGAGGTCCATGGCGCCGGCCAGGTCGTCGATCTGGGTGAGGCTGATGAACGCGACGACCGAGCAGAGCACGAGCACGACGGCGAGCGCGCGCAACGCGGTGCCGGTGGCACGGAACAGCGCCTGCCAGGCGGGGCGTTGGGCCAGCCACTGGCCCAAGTCGGCGCGGTGCAGCACACCGCAGGAGACGGCGAGCGCGAGGACGAGCGCGCCGAGCGTGGCGAGCACGGGCGACGAGGAGATCTCGACGCCCTCGATCTCGGGCTGCGCGAAGAGACCGAGCACGAGGATCCCGCCGGTCACCAACAGCGTGACCCGCAGGGCCGCTTCAAGACCCGCGGTGCCACCGCCTCCGTGTCCCCCGCCGCGTACGAGAACACGACTGCGCAGGATGCGTACGCCGATGAAGAGGGCCCCGATCCACAGCGCGGTCGCGGTCAGCGGGATCAGATGCAGGG encodes:
- a CDS encoding zinc ribbon domain-containing protein, whose translation is MASPQCPQCGSSIPDEARFCMKCGRERVRDTSVDAGPDVPPEAELGVPTGVESSGDEAAADAEPAVPAAPLSPPPPPPPPAPAFVPAPPSQPAAPSPVGAFLGRAFRGDWAGAAQAALWPVGLVLIAAVALAVPSYGQGDDGDDVLVGFGTRMRIALALLLQAVGGGFEISGGERQETMFGGGSSGGDLAFDGSATLHLIPLTATALWIGALFIGVRILRSRVLVRGGGHGGGGTAGLEAALRVTLLVTGGILVLGLFAQPEIEGVEISSSPVLATLGALVLALAVSCGVLHRADLGQWLAQRPAWQALFRATGTALRALAVVLVLCSVVAFISLTQIDDLAGAMDLDDADVSPLVIALLVLPNLGVALLGLGWGAPLDASVQSSSSGFGGGFEKESFGLSELGDVTNSWAVVGALALGLVCALILGVLAARRSAHRGEQLLAAGVFFGLVLLLAGVGGVGVEATGSASSEFGGGMSGSGNGSFDAGVSVPDALLFGLLWVSAAAFVAPFLLQILGRRPGVVPAPVPPMPAGPAGTGAPGAGVAPDASAAASAAASQAGPPAAFPAASPAGSPAAPPATSPAPAASPVPNASPVPAAASPIPAAASPVYDPHTFHLGQQPSKPRSRAGLWVGTLAAAFVVGGGAAAGVLLWQSNGDDKGDNVGKDDKPAVSRSEQPDGSPSPSATPTPTVEPTATPDAADDDETSGGQVPAGSELVSDVSGFEFAVPEGWSRQGEDRPGQIVYAGSTGREEFLVGVVPNATYTSYENFTTIEKDAKKDPEKSDYERIRLEPNTFQGRGGAIWEYTYTDTSGREIHALNQSYVADNGTEYAIQLSWRADFWPAGEGEKIHRIALERWRING